One genomic window of Etheostoma spectabile isolate EspeVRDwgs_2016 chromosome 5, UIUC_Espe_1.0, whole genome shotgun sequence includes the following:
- the bri3bp gene encoding BRI3-binding protein — translation MKGIRVFVVFLVLSASLLCTAEAARSRTSNQNSFRRAANGIYQTLSSVFGEDNIRGLYKFFSKTTERFVHGVDSFLDTIWKIWSDLLDVMGIDSSNLSHYFSPTSLTNSPARALLLVAAVLVAYWFLSMFLGGFFYLLHAVFGRFFWLARVALFALSCLYILQKFEGDPERAVLPLCFIMAVYFMTGPVGAYWRRGGAGSLEEKIDHLDTQIRLLNIRLSRVIDGLERTGDQ, via the exons ATGAAGGGAATTAGGGTTTTTGTGGTTTTCTTGGTGCTTTCTGCGTCTCTGCTGTGCACAGCCGAAGCGGCCAGGAGCAGGACCAGCAACCAGAACAGCTTCCGACGGGCAGCTAACGGCATCTACCAGACTCTGAGCAGTGTTTTCGGAGAGGACAACATTAGAGGGTTATACAAG TTCTTCTCCAAAACGACGGAGCGGTTTGTCCATGGAGTGGACTCTTTTCTCGACACGATCTGGAAGATCTGGTCAGATTTGTTGGATGTCATGGGCATCGACT CCTCAAACCTCAGCCACTACTTCAGCCCCACATCTCTCACCAACTCTCCGGCGCGCGCCCTGCTCTTGGTTGCCGCCGTACTTGTGGCCTACTGGTTCCTTTCCATGTTCTTGGGGGGTTTCTTTTACCTGCTGCACGCTGTGTTCGGCCGCTTCTTCTGGCTAGCACGCGTCGCGCTCTTTGCCCTGTCCTGTCTCTATATCCTGCAGAAGTTTGAGGGCGACCCTGAGCGTGCGGTGCTGCCACTTTGCTTCATTATGGCGGTGTACTTCATGACGGGGCCTGTGGGAGCGTACTGGCGTCGAGGTGGGGCGGGTTCACTGGAAGAGAAAATCGACCACCTGGACACTCAGATCCGGCTGCTTAACATCAGGCTGAGCCGCGTCATAGACGGCCTGGAACGCACCGGGGACCAGTAG
- the wdr31 gene encoding WD repeat-containing protein 31 isoform X3, whose amino-acid sequence MGKLQSKFRKRSDIYRASQGEKAENTFDSQVVQYEPAHQGSTNTVTNLSPDLCVSGGSDQAVVVYDWKQGRMCQSFQGHNREVTKVVCYPGSTWIFSASRDKTVLMWDLNQGDEPIQEFCGHELVVNGLAISPDGRKLCTGSRDNWMCLWDIESAKCEQRHNISRNLVTHVCWIPGSSSIAQTSEDKTIRVWDSRAWQVTNTFPAKQYIQTHCDVSANGNYLVSSSNGFGGQGAEATLWDLRQPGCKVVEYRGHVQTTACCMFLPTPPSGTAQVATSSHDCSIKIWDQNTAVCLGTLSLDSAGPLICLAPTDSADLLCASFNNGLHHIQVGQGSNQAQVSGEGLGGAGSLDMKVVARF is encoded by the exons ATGGGTAAACTACAGAGCAAGTTTCGCAAGAGGTCTGACATCTACAG GGCATCTCAGGGGGAGAAGGCAGAAAATACCTTTGACAGTCAGGTGGTACAGTATGAACCTGCCCATCAAGGGTCCACCAACACTGTCACTAATCTCAGCCCAGATCTGTGTGTTTCTGGTGGGAGTGACCAG GCTGTGGTGGTGTATGACTGGAAACAAGGCCGAATGTGTCAGTCCTTCCAGGGTCACAACCGAGAGGTTACCAAG GTGGTGTGCTATCCAGGCAGTACATGGATCTTTAGTGCCTCACGGGACAAGACTGTTCTGATGTGGGACCTAAACCAGGGGGACGAACCTATTCAGGAATTTTGTGGGCATGAATTGGTGGTCAATGGACTAGCTATCAGCCCtg ATGGGAGAAAGCTTTGCACTGGTTCTCGTGACAACTGGATGTGCCTGTGGGATATAGAATCTGCAAAATGtgaacagagacacaacatttCGAGAAACCTG GTGACTCATGTGTGTTGGATTCCTGGCAGCTCATCTATAGCTCAGACCTCCGAGGATAAGACCATAAG GGTGTGGGACAGCCGCGCATGGCAGGTGACCAATACCTTTCCAGCCAAGCAATACATCCAGACCCACTGTGACGTTTCGGCAAATGGCAACTACTTGGTGTCCAGCAGCAACGGCTTTGGAGGCCAGGGCGCTGAAGCCACG CTCTGGGACCTGCGGCAGCCCGGCTGTAAAGTTGTGGAGTACAGAGGTCATGTCCAGACCACCGCCTGCTGTATGTTTCTGCCTACACCTCCTAGTGGCACAGCTCAGGTAGCAACATCCTCCCATGACTGTTCCATTAAAATCTGGGATCAGAACACAGCAG tctgtTTAGGGACCTTGTCTCTGGATAGTGCTGGGCCACTAATTTGTCTGGCTCCCACTGACTCCGCCGATCTGCTGTGTGCCAGCTTCAACAACGGTCTCCACCATATCCAGgtgggccagggatcaaaccaggCTCAGGTTTCTGGGGAAGGTTTAGGTGGAGCTGGTAGCCTGGACATGAAAGTTGTAGCACGCTTCTGA
- the wdr31 gene encoding WD repeat-containing protein 31 isoform X2, whose protein sequence is MCGCRYLADMGKLQSKFRKRSDIYRASQGEKAENTFDSQVVQYEPAHQGSTNTVTNLSPDLCVSGGSDQAVVVYDWKQGRMCQSFQGHNREVTKVVCYPGSTWIFSASRDKTVLMWDLNQGDEPIQEFCGHELVVNGLAISPDGRKLCTGSRDNWMCLWDIESAKCEQRHNISRNLVTHVCWIPGSSSIAQTSEDKTIRVWDSRAWQVTNTFPAKQYIQTHCDVSANGNYLVSSSNGFGGQGAEATLWDLRQPGCKVVEYRGHVQTTACCMFLPTPPSGTAQVATSSHDCSIKIWDQNTAVCLGTLSLDSAGPLICLAPTDSADLLCASFNNGLHHIQVGQGSNQAQVSGEGLGGAGSLDMKVVARF, encoded by the exons ATG tgtggcTGCAGGTACCTAGCAGACATGGGTAAACTACAGAGCAAGTTTCGCAAGAGGTCTGACATCTACAG GGCATCTCAGGGGGAGAAGGCAGAAAATACCTTTGACAGTCAGGTGGTACAGTATGAACCTGCCCATCAAGGGTCCACCAACACTGTCACTAATCTCAGCCCAGATCTGTGTGTTTCTGGTGGGAGTGACCAG GCTGTGGTGGTGTATGACTGGAAACAAGGCCGAATGTGTCAGTCCTTCCAGGGTCACAACCGAGAGGTTACCAAG GTGGTGTGCTATCCAGGCAGTACATGGATCTTTAGTGCCTCACGGGACAAGACTGTTCTGATGTGGGACCTAAACCAGGGGGACGAACCTATTCAGGAATTTTGTGGGCATGAATTGGTGGTCAATGGACTAGCTATCAGCCCtg ATGGGAGAAAGCTTTGCACTGGTTCTCGTGACAACTGGATGTGCCTGTGGGATATAGAATCTGCAAAATGtgaacagagacacaacatttCGAGAAACCTG GTGACTCATGTGTGTTGGATTCCTGGCAGCTCATCTATAGCTCAGACCTCCGAGGATAAGACCATAAG GGTGTGGGACAGCCGCGCATGGCAGGTGACCAATACCTTTCCAGCCAAGCAATACATCCAGACCCACTGTGACGTTTCGGCAAATGGCAACTACTTGGTGTCCAGCAGCAACGGCTTTGGAGGCCAGGGCGCTGAAGCCACG CTCTGGGACCTGCGGCAGCCCGGCTGTAAAGTTGTGGAGTACAGAGGTCATGTCCAGACCACCGCCTGCTGTATGTTTCTGCCTACACCTCCTAGTGGCACAGCTCAGGTAGCAACATCCTCCCATGACTGTTCCATTAAAATCTGGGATCAGAACACAGCAG tctgtTTAGGGACCTTGTCTCTGGATAGTGCTGGGCCACTAATTTGTCTGGCTCCCACTGACTCCGCCGATCTGCTGTGTGCCAGCTTCAACAACGGTCTCCACCATATCCAGgtgggccagggatcaaaccaggCTCAGGTTTCTGGGGAAGGTTTAGGTGGAGCTGGTAGCCTGGACATGAAAGTTGTAGCACGCTTCTGA
- the wdr31 gene encoding WD repeat-containing protein 31 isoform X1 → MYFYYRGHPLLRWKGDVGLPSTRGECHVHQTPHKYLADMGKLQSKFRKRSDIYRASQGEKAENTFDSQVVQYEPAHQGSTNTVTNLSPDLCVSGGSDQAVVVYDWKQGRMCQSFQGHNREVTKVVCYPGSTWIFSASRDKTVLMWDLNQGDEPIQEFCGHELVVNGLAISPDGRKLCTGSRDNWMCLWDIESAKCEQRHNISRNLVTHVCWIPGSSSIAQTSEDKTIRVWDSRAWQVTNTFPAKQYIQTHCDVSANGNYLVSSSNGFGGQGAEATLWDLRQPGCKVVEYRGHVQTTACCMFLPTPPSGTAQVATSSHDCSIKIWDQNTAVCLGTLSLDSAGPLICLAPTDSADLLCASFNNGLHHIQVGQGSNQAQVSGEGLGGAGSLDMKVVARF, encoded by the exons atgtatttttattacagAGGCCATCCACTCCTCCGCTGGAAGGGTGACGTCGGCCTCCCATCGACAAGGGGGGAGTGTCACGTCCACCAAACGCCACACAA GTACCTAGCAGACATGGGTAAACTACAGAGCAAGTTTCGCAAGAGGTCTGACATCTACAG GGCATCTCAGGGGGAGAAGGCAGAAAATACCTTTGACAGTCAGGTGGTACAGTATGAACCTGCCCATCAAGGGTCCACCAACACTGTCACTAATCTCAGCCCAGATCTGTGTGTTTCTGGTGGGAGTGACCAG GCTGTGGTGGTGTATGACTGGAAACAAGGCCGAATGTGTCAGTCCTTCCAGGGTCACAACCGAGAGGTTACCAAG GTGGTGTGCTATCCAGGCAGTACATGGATCTTTAGTGCCTCACGGGACAAGACTGTTCTGATGTGGGACCTAAACCAGGGGGACGAACCTATTCAGGAATTTTGTGGGCATGAATTGGTGGTCAATGGACTAGCTATCAGCCCtg ATGGGAGAAAGCTTTGCACTGGTTCTCGTGACAACTGGATGTGCCTGTGGGATATAGAATCTGCAAAATGtgaacagagacacaacatttCGAGAAACCTG GTGACTCATGTGTGTTGGATTCCTGGCAGCTCATCTATAGCTCAGACCTCCGAGGATAAGACCATAAG GGTGTGGGACAGCCGCGCATGGCAGGTGACCAATACCTTTCCAGCCAAGCAATACATCCAGACCCACTGTGACGTTTCGGCAAATGGCAACTACTTGGTGTCCAGCAGCAACGGCTTTGGAGGCCAGGGCGCTGAAGCCACG CTCTGGGACCTGCGGCAGCCCGGCTGTAAAGTTGTGGAGTACAGAGGTCATGTCCAGACCACCGCCTGCTGTATGTTTCTGCCTACACCTCCTAGTGGCACAGCTCAGGTAGCAACATCCTCCCATGACTGTTCCATTAAAATCTGGGATCAGAACACAGCAG tctgtTTAGGGACCTTGTCTCTGGATAGTGCTGGGCCACTAATTTGTCTGGCTCCCACTGACTCCGCCGATCTGCTGTGTGCCAGCTTCAACAACGGTCTCCACCATATCCAGgtgggccagggatcaaaccaggCTCAGGTTTCTGGGGAAGGTTTAGGTGGAGCTGGTAGCCTGGACATGAAAGTTGTAGCACGCTTCTGA